In Ruminococcaceae bacterium BL-6, a genomic segment contains:
- the hemA gene encoding Glutamyl-tRNA reductase 1 has translation MSIRMAGIDYEKAPVEVRERFSMTRAAAASSAAALCRYGGISGCVILSTCNRTELWISGKDEGAQPYDLLCREKGADPALYRDFFSFRQDEEAALYLFELACGMRSQVYGEDQIITQVGEALAVSRQAGGTDAVLETLFRMAVTAAKEVKTKTRLAPMESSVATRTVEFLKEKFETLSGVPCLVIGNGNIGRLAAQGLRSEGAEVMVTLRSHHHGGTDVPQGCAPVPYDGRLSVLPDMKIVVSATTSPHYTLRAGELPRLVHPVCFCDLAVPRDIDPEIGAMENAELYHTDTICGPSGARRDPEQERLAEKILHTHLDEFFHWYRFRSLVPEVNKISGLAAEDMLSRVGKSIDRLDLEAEERKKLAESVGGAAEKVVARLVYGLREHLDPALWESCIAGLKKAAEMGTHTK, from the coding sequence TTGAGTATCAGAATGGCAGGGATCGATTATGAAAAAGCCCCCGTCGAGGTGCGGGAGCGCTTTTCGATGACAAGGGCGGCGGCCGCGTCGTCGGCAGCCGCCCTTTGCCGGTACGGCGGGATCAGCGGATGCGTGATCCTTTCCACCTGTAATCGGACGGAGCTCTGGATCAGCGGCAAAGACGAAGGCGCGCAGCCCTATGATCTGCTCTGCCGTGAAAAAGGTGCCGACCCGGCCCTGTACCGGGACTTCTTTTCCTTCCGGCAGGATGAAGAAGCGGCCCTGTATCTGTTTGAGCTGGCCTGCGGTATGAGGTCCCAGGTTTACGGGGAAGACCAGATCATCACCCAGGTCGGGGAGGCCCTTGCCGTTTCCAGGCAGGCGGGCGGCACGGACGCAGTGCTGGAAACGCTGTTCCGCATGGCCGTGACGGCCGCGAAAGAGGTCAAGACGAAAACGAGGCTTGCCCCAATGGAAAGCTCCGTCGCCACGCGCACCGTGGAATTTCTGAAAGAGAAATTCGAGACGCTTTCGGGCGTTCCCTGCCTTGTCATCGGGAACGGAAACATCGGGCGGCTTGCGGCGCAGGGGCTTCGAAGTGAAGGGGCGGAAGTCATGGTGACGCTGCGCAGCCACCACCACGGCGGCACCGACGTCCCGCAGGGCTGCGCGCCGGTGCCGTACGACGGCCGCCTTTCGGTTCTGCCGGACATGAAGATCGTGGTCAGCGCCACGACGAGCCCGCATTATACCCTGCGCGCCGGGGAGCTTCCCCGGCTGGTTCACCCGGTCTGCTTCTGCGACCTTGCCGTCCCGCGGGACATCGACCCGGAAATCGGGGCGATGGAAAACGCGGAATTGTATCATACCGATACGATCTGCGGCCCTTCCGGAGCGCGCCGGGATCCGGAGCAGGAACGCCTGGCGGAAAAAATCCTTCACACGCATCTGGATGAATTTTTCCACTGGTATCGGTTCCGGTCCCTGGTGCCGGAGGTCAATAAAATCAGCGGCCTTGCCGCAGAGGATATGCTCAGCCGGGTTGGAAAATCCATCGACCGGCTGGACCTTGAGGCGGAAGAAAGAAAAAAGCTGGCCGAGAGCGTCGGCGGCGCGGCGGAAAAGGTGGTGGCGCGGCTTGTTTACGGTCTGCGCGAGCATCTGGACCCCGCCCTGTGGGAAAGCTGCATTGCCGGCCTGAAAAAAGCGGCGGAAATGGGGACGCACACCAAATGA